Sequence from the Panicum virgatum strain AP13 chromosome 5N, P.virgatum_v5, whole genome shotgun sequence genome:
TTGATGGAAGAACGTTGTGGAAGGCCCACGCCGAAGGGAAACATAAATTTTTCACGTGGCTGCTCTTACATTCCAAATTACTAACGGCAGATAAACTAATGATTCGGAATTGGCCTTGTAATCCGATTTGCAGCTTGTGTGATCAAGAGTTTGAGACTGCTTTGCATTTGTGTTTTAACTGCAGCTATGCGAAGGAAGTTTGGCACTTGGTGTTTAATTGGGCACATCTGGATCCATCTTCTCTTCTTCCTGATTGTGATGATATTCAGACTTGGTGGGCTTCGGTTATCCAGCAACACAACTCCAAGAAGCAGAGGAGGTCAGTGGCAGTCATCTTAATGGTGTCGGCGTGGAATATCTGGAATGAGAGGAACCGACGGGTTTTCAACAATAAGTTCCAGCAGCCGGTTCAAGTGTTTGGCATGATCAAAGCAGAACTATTGCTACGTGTTGTGGGATGTGGAAGGCCAGAGTTGTCTAGTACTTAATGTTTTAAGCTCTTGTGTGCTGTTGTATGAGTGAGTGTAGTCTATTTTATGTAATATCAACTCTGTAAAAACCAGCTTGCTTGTCTTCTTCTTATATGAATGAGCAGTGCTCCTGccgtattttcaaaaaaaaaatgtgtgcGAGAGAGAGCGTGTTGCCAGCGCTGGCATGTTACGTTTGCGCCCCGCGGGAACGATCGACCGAGCGCTGAGGCTGAGCCCCGGCACGGCGGCGTGGCTGCGCGCGCGGGTTGACCGCTTGCAACACCGACCCCATGTGCCAAACTCTGCCGGCCAGCGTTCCCTGTCTCCGACCAGCAGCAGGAACCTCGGCGACCAccgttcgccggcggcggcggcggaggaagcagcCCTCCGGCTCATGCAAAACACCCGTCAAAATTCCCGCGGAATCCGATCCTCCTGCGATGCGATCCGCGCCATCTCGACCTGCAGACGGTTCGGCTCCTGCTGGTCTGCTCCAGCCTACCGCAGCAGCCGAACAGaacgccaccaccaccagcagtgCCATCAATTGGAGTATTGTTTTCTCCGCTCCACGTCGCCATGATCCACGTGAAGATTGAGCACGACGGATCGACGAGTGGATGGATCAGATCCCAGAGAGCGGAGCGGGAGCAAAGCAAGAGGAGGCAGCGAGAAGTGAAAGGCCTGGTGAGGAATGACAATACAGGCTGCGGCGATAAGGATAGCTACTGTGGCTAAATACACAGAATACACACCTCGACAAGACCGGACATGCCGCTGCCCGTGGGCCCCCCGGCCTAAACCCCATGCCATGGCCACTGTCTCCCGCCGAGAGGAGAGGAGTGAAGAGAGggctgcgcgccgccggcgcatcGCCCCTGCCTGCAGGCTGTTGCCTTTCCGTCTCCCTCTCCGCTATCGCGCCTTTGTCCCTGGGCGACGCCGGAGGTGCAGGATCTTCTGCGATTACTGTACGTGTTCCCACAAATCGGGGTGCCTCCGTCTTGTCTGCCCCCATTTCTGCTTCCAGGGAATCGAGTCAGAATTCTTGTGGTTTCCTCTGCTGTTTACCGCTTTGGTTCGCAGTTTTGGGACTAGAGGGAGAGTCGTCTAACTAACATTTTTTTATCTTATAGTATATCACGATGAAGAAGGATACTAGTACATCCCTACAAAAAAACATGAACTTGGATACATGACCTCCAAAACCGAGGTGATTGTAGGGTTTTATCGGTCCTAGGGTTCATGATTCTTCCACACGTCATgagtttattttttaaaaaattatatggtacaactcagacactcacaatatatgtacatatacaAAGTTTTTCCTAAGCTACCAGCATAATATCTTTGACACACAATTGACATTCTCCATCCATCCCCAAATATAAGACATTCTAGAATTTGGTCACATAATTTTCCTCACATGTGTAGTGATGtttcatactccctccatccccaaATATAAGGCATcataggattcaaaatttattcCCAAATATAAGATATTTTAAATTGCGAGTGGACCCAACTATCTTAATTATACATCGTTTCCGTGTCATTCCCAATAGAAAGATGCATGTGCATATTGGGGTGCATTGAAAAGGGCATGCTACTTTAATTAACACATATTTAAATGAtccaaatagaatcccaacgtTTAATAATTAGAGGTAGAAGAATCTTTTCAACACAACTATAATCTGTTTTTGAAAACTTTAGAACGCGTTATATCTAAGGATGGAGGgagcattttttttaattttcaaattCCTGACCGTACCCAGCTAATGCTCACGCATGCACCACAACACGCAGATACAAAGTATGTCTACATGACATAATATTGCAGCAAATTTTGTTGGTTTAGGGTTTGAAAAAATACTATTAGTAACAGtatttcaaaacaacaaatctGAAATCTGTACTTTAATTTGTGCCCATGTTCTAGGCGGCCATCATTCAAAACAACAAATCTGAAATCTATACTATAAGATaccattccagctccagcctccagccaccagccaggtaacagtatttttctctcacatcactccagctccagcctgccgaataCGGTGATTGTGAGGTCTGCCTAGCAACTGACGGGGTTATCAAAATAGTTGTTATATACAGTAGGTTTTCCCTCTTCCGATGGATATTTAGTGATGGGACTGATCCCCTTTTTTCCCCAACAGACTCTTTTTTAGAACTTTAGGGAATTGTTCAAAAGAGAGTCCATTTTCATAAGAAACTGTACTTAGTTCGAGCACTCATATGGacacaaataattgcaaaaatGTTAGGACTTTTTTCAACTTCAAAATGTTAATACATTTAGTATGACACTACAATTTTAGATATATAGGTAAATTGTGAGGAATGAATGAGCCGGAACGTGTTTGTGGCACATTTTGGGATCCTGCTCGTATCAAAAGGCTAGATATTTGCATGCCTGCTGCTTGCAAAATCTAAAGCTAAACTCAGAAATTAAAGTAAAAAAACAAATCTCTCGAAATATCTCTCCAGCAAAAGAAGCAGACGTGGGGCCTGTCATGTACGCACGGGGCATGACTCGTGCAAGAGCAACAAGTGCTGTCGTTGCAGAGGATCCGAGCAAAACAATCCAGCACAACGCCACTCACCATCGTCTTCCCTCCGTACCGCGCCCTTCACCTCCCTCCTCgactcccctcctccctctccaatTCTCATCTCTCCTGACGCCCCCCTCGTTCCTGTAGAGCTCCGAATAAAACCCCACCGGTTTTCTTTTCCCGCGACAATTACCATAAAAAGAGCTcacaatctctctctctctctctctctctctcctctctccggccccctctctctccccctcgtTTCTGTCAGTCGTACCTCCCCACTCACTCCACAGACACCGAGCATTCAGCTAAgcaggagagagaaagggagagtcGGGGTCCCCAAGTACAATTCTCGCCTGGTTCTTGATCGAAGGCATGATCAAGAATCGCTAGGAAGTCCTAGATCTTTGGACGGGCGTCTTCCCTGGACGTCTCGGCTTCTTTTGTTCCGAGCTCTAGCCATGGAGGGTGGGGGAGGGAGCGGAATCGGTGGGTTCCCTGGAGCCTCGGGCAACCTTCTCGATGCAGCAGCTCAGGCGTTCTACCCTGCTGTCGGTGCCCCCTACCCTTTACAGCCGCTCCCGCACCAGATATACTACCCCCACCCGTATCCAGccatgccggcgccggcgccggcggcgatggccgtGCCTGTGCCGGTGCCTCAGATGGCGATGGccctggcgccgccgcagccggggTACACCTTGCCGACGTCGACGCCGGTGGTCGACGGCCCATCAAGCCGCGTCGTGCTGCTGGGCCTGGTGCCGCCGCACGCGCAGGAGGCCGATGTGGCGCAGGCGATGGCGCCGTTCGGCGCGATCCGCTCCGTTGAcgcgtcggcggtggcgtccGAGGGCGTGGCCACCGTCCATTTCTACGACATCCgcgccgcggagctcgccgtcgcctgCGTCCGCGAGCAGCACATGCGGCAGCAGAGCCGCCTGGGCCAGCtctacgcggcggcggccaccgtgtCCCCGGcctggcctccgccgccgccgccgacgccgacgccccaGGCCTGGGACTGGCCCCACGAAGACTGCCGCGGCCTCGTCCTCGGGCACGCCGTGTGGGCCCacttcgccaccgccgccaacgACGGCGACAACCGCGGCTCCCTGGTCGTGCTCAGCCCCCTGCCGGGCGTCTCGGTGGCGGACCTCCGCCAGGTCTTCCAGGCCTTCGGTACGCCCTCCGCCGACCGAGCCGACCAACCAGCCATTTCGTTTTCCCACGCTCGTTTCTTGTGTTTCCCGCAGCAATTGTATTGGCCCGTCCTCGTGTTCGCAGGGGACTTGAAGGATGTGAGGGAGTCGGCGCATCGGCCGAGCCACAAGTTCGTGGACTTCTTCGACACGCgcgacgccgcgcgcgcgctcgccgagcTCAACGGCCAGGAGCtcttcggccgccgcctcgccatcGAGTTCACGCGCCCTTCCGGCCCCGGGCCCCGCAGGTAATTTCAGTCAGCCAGGCTTGCCTTCTCGTCATCCAGTGGGCGGCTGAAATTCTGCCGTGTGCCTGTCGGTCGTAGGCGCGGGTACGTGCCCCACCACCGGCCCAGCGCGCCGACTCCGCCGAGGCATCAATCGGCGTGGCGAACGTCCCAGCCGTCGGccacgtcgccgtcgtcggGCTCCGTGAGGGCGAGGGAAGGAGTGGTGCTTCTGAGGAGGAGCTCCTCTAAGGCCAGCGCAGGTGATCAGTCCAAGGGCGGCACGAGCCATGAGCGCAAGAGCAAGGGTGGCAACAAGCTCGTGCCATCGGCGCCCTCCTCGTCgaccgcgacggcgacggcgac
This genomic interval carries:
- the LOC120674061 gene encoding protein terminal ear1-like — protein: MEGGGGSGIGGFPGASGNLLDAAAQAFYPAVGAPYPLQPLPHQIYYPHPYPAMPAPAPAAMAVPVPVPQMAMALAPPQPGYTLPTSTPVVDGPSSRVVLLGLVPPHAQEADVAQAMAPFGAIRSVDASAVASEGVATVHFYDIRAAELAVACVREQHMRQQSRLGQLYAAAATVSPAWPPPPPPTPTPQAWDWPHEDCRGLVLGHAVWAHFATAANDGDNRGSLVVLSPLPGVSVADLRQVFQAFGDLKDVRESAHRPSHKFVDFFDTRDAARALAELNGQELFGRRLAIEFTRPSGPGPRRRGYVPHHRPSAPTPPRHQSAWRTSQPSATSPSSGSVRAREGVVLLRRSSSKASAGDQSKGGTSHERKSKGGNKLVPSAPSSSTATATATGKQTQKGSGSGGGGGGGNWKGRKSGWEARFLFKEPEPAGGDADTPPAPAQEMDTRTTVMIRNIPNKYSQKLLLNMLDNHCIHSNERIAASGEEGEGQPFSSYDFVYLPIDFNNKCNVGYGFVNMTSPEAAVRLYKAFHKQPWEVYNSRKICQVTYARVQGLEALKEHFKNSKFPCDSDEYLPVAFSPPRDGKLLTEPVPIVGRSPSASGASSSPPKSRAASVDPLAQELMPAPSSSGDGDGDGASSTTTSTHAPSDDDHADDSEADRLAGELLRLGYTD